A single Desulfovibrio piger DNA region contains:
- a CDS encoding PaaI family thioesterase, with amino-acid sequence MECYVRKHDKLVRYLDMCIEEASREYARVTMPITENHKNGMGVAHGGAIFSLADVAFGCAANAGNEHGVVSLSTTIEYLRPGMVSPLKAEARLVRNGAHVLTYDVNVYDGSGAHVARCMATGFQTNVPLPR; translated from the coding sequence ATGGAATGTTATGTCCGCAAGCACGACAAGCTCGTGCGCTATCTTGACATGTGCATCGAAGAAGCCAGCCGCGAATATGCCCGCGTGACCATGCCCATCACCGAGAACCACAAGAACGGCATGGGCGTGGCCCACGGCGGCGCCATCTTCTCCCTGGCCGACGTGGCCTTCGGCTGCGCGGCCAATGCCGGCAACGAGCACGGCGTGGTCAGCCTGTCCACCACCATCGAATACCTGCGCCCCGGCATGGTCAGCCCCCTCAAGGCCGAAGCCCGCCTGGTGCGCAACGGCGCCCATGTGCTCACCTACGATGTCAATGTCTATGACGGCAGCGGGGCCCATGTGGCCCGGTGCATGGCCACCGGCTTCCAGACCAACGTGCCCCTGCCCCGCTAG
- a CDS encoding Tim44 domain-containing protein, translating to MKIKAILTMLIMLGGACMYALPDTADAARLGGGRSFGSRPSMSQPAQAPSAMQRQSTQQRQQAAQAQQPQRKGFLGGMGGLLGGLLAGSLIGSLLFGGGFSGGGIMDILLLGILLFVGLKLFARARNKTAPAPAGAGTAPAGGMEPPLQRSDTAATGWDSLSSQGSTYNSQPEVVIPMPADFDAEEFLRGAKMAYNRLQAAWDNRDLNDIAQFASPAVMDAVRQQLAEETEPSKTEILLVNAQLLSVVNEDKEQRAQVYFDVLMRERPDQTTPSNVREIWHFVRELDGGTWKLDGIQQVA from the coding sequence ATGAAGATCAAAGCCATTCTGACCATGCTCATCATGCTGGGAGGCGCCTGTATGTACGCCCTGCCCGACACGGCCGATGCGGCCCGTCTGGGCGGCGGGCGCTCCTTCGGCAGCCGTCCCTCCATGTCCCAGCCTGCCCAGGCCCCCAGCGCCATGCAGCGCCAGTCCACGCAGCAGCGCCAGCAGGCGGCCCAGGCCCAGCAGCCCCAGCGCAAGGGCTTCCTCGGCGGTATGGGCGGCCTGCTGGGCGGCCTTCTGGCCGGTTCGCTCATCGGCTCCCTGCTCTTTGGCGGCGGCTTCTCCGGCGGCGGCATCATGGACATCCTGCTGCTCGGCATCCTGCTCTTCGTGGGCCTGAAGCTCTTCGCCCGTGCCCGCAACAAGACCGCGCCCGCGCCCGCCGGTGCCGGCACCGCCCCCGCGGGCGGCATGGAGCCCCCCCTGCAGCGCAGCGATACCGCGGCCACCGGCTGGGACAGCCTGAGCAGCCAGGGCAGCACCTACAACAGCCAGCCCGAAGTGGTCATCCCCATGCCCGCCGATTTCGATGCCGAAGAATTCCTGCGCGGCGCCAAGATGGCCTACAACCGCCTCCAGGCTGCCTGGGACAACCGTGACCTCAACGATATCGCCCAGTTCGCCAGCCCGGCCGTCATGGATGCCGTGCGCCAGCAGCTGGCCGAAGAGACCGAACCCAGCAAGACCGAGATCCTCCTGGTCAATGCCCAGCTCCTGAGCGTGGTCAACGAAGACAAGGAGCAGCGCGCCCAGGTCTACTTCGATGTCCTCATGCGCGAACGTCCTGACCAGACCACACCGTCCAACGTGCGCGAGATCTGGCATTTCGTGCGTGAGCTCGACGGCGGCACCTGGAAGCTGGACGGCATCCAGCAAGTGGCGTAA
- a CDS encoding RluA family pseudouridine synthase produces the protein MMGEAPDPNTVTVDPREGGQKLLQFLQRRLDLPPSLLHRWIRTGQVRINGGRAKPFGLVAAGDAVRLPPFALGMSRRSKAAGSLSSPAPGQEPRPRAQALPPLPRPLLQDGDLWVFCKPAGLPTHPGTGHEDSLSSRLAARAGDAPFKPTPVHRLDKDTSGILLVAASFSVLRELTTALRERRMKKEYLAWVEGRWPHAGVRLFRHWLRKETGNGREQMHVRQTGAPGNGETEALLLVRPVRVEQRHSLLLVRLLTGRTHQIRAQLSSLGHPIEGDVKYGARGRAAGTPMYLHAMRVILPDGRRFACLPDWPADRLPQALPDEIDEAAARQGH, from the coding sequence ATGATGGGTGAAGCGCCCGACCCCAATACAGTCACCGTGGATCCCCGCGAAGGCGGGCAGAAGCTGCTGCAGTTCCTGCAGCGGCGCCTGGACTTGCCGCCGTCGCTGCTGCACCGCTGGATCCGCACGGGTCAGGTCCGCATCAACGGAGGCCGGGCGAAACCGTTCGGTCTGGTGGCCGCGGGCGACGCCGTGCGCCTGCCCCCCTTCGCCCTGGGCATGAGCCGCAGGAGCAAGGCTGCGGGGAGCCTGTCTTCCCCGGCACCGGGCCAGGAGCCGCGCCCGCGGGCGCAGGCCCTGCCGCCCCTCCCCCGTCCCCTGCTGCAGGACGGGGACCTCTGGGTCTTCTGCAAACCGGCCGGGCTGCCCACCCATCCCGGCACCGGGCATGAGGACAGCCTGTCCAGCCGCCTGGCGGCCCGGGCGGGCGATGCCCCCTTCAAGCCGACGCCTGTCCATCGCCTGGACAAGGACACCTCGGGCATCCTGCTGGTGGCCGCCAGTTTTTCCGTGCTGCGCGAGCTGACCACGGCCCTGCGCGAGCGGCGCATGAAAAAAGAATATCTGGCCTGGGTGGAAGGCCGCTGGCCCCATGCCGGCGTGCGCCTGTTCCGGCACTGGCTGCGCAAGGAGACCGGGAACGGCCGGGAACAGATGCATGTCCGGCAGACGGGCGCGCCGGGCAACGGCGAGACGGAAGCCCTGCTGCTGGTCCGGCCCGTGCGCGTGGAGCAGCGGCACAGCCTGCTGCTGGTGCGGCTGCTGACCGGCCGCACCCATCAGATCAGGGCGCAGCTCTCGTCCCTGGGGCATCCCATCGAGGGCGATGTCAAATACGGGGCCCGGGGACGCGCCGCCGGGACGCCCATGTACCTGCACGCCATGCGGGTCATCCTGCCGGACGGGCGGCGTTTCGCCTGCCTGCCCGACTGGCCCGCCGACAGGCTGCCGCAGGCCCTGCCGGACGAGATCGACGAGGCAGCGGCCCGGCAGGGGCACTGA
- a CDS encoding sensor domain-containing diguanylate cyclase — protein sequence MSDVPLPADWFESHVMDAADPLWQWRVHSDRVVLSPEAASLLEGGTAGSYRGGSAAFCAGLAAGRQEGGRQLFGTLRRSSGSALEILQAVGGDIICCRAIVLERFPCGTPRLLVGALTRLDGRGRWYQPGAEGRWIYDRAREEYTLDRNCARLLHLPDSGALRLSRQAIRDMMGPETVRVLSTRFSRLLSARDHDGSFVERVLLTLPDGSRKDFLACGTLVGHDDSGTPVYVTGNLVPRGGEEGQEALSSKNCEISLMALFGSGDGLWDWNMETNTIYYSPRYIAMLGYDQRRFGHTFESWRDKLHPDERPAVLKRQMDIIMSPRYGDSYEQSFRMLKADGTYCWILSRARVLRRNAHGRATRLIGLHTDITATQGERDRLAEMIEYDSLTDVHSLVYFHNELDRLDRQPDREVSVISCDVNGLKLINDYLGHDTGNSMLQTAARLLRSSLRSTDCVARLGGDEFAVLLPRCNLRDAARVLEKIREVFRHYNEHSGHVPVIMSFGLSGAEEAPSLREALALADRRMLHEKHGSRLVSGHAIKAWIEKRKDCVVSLEESRYDG from the coding sequence AGTGACCGCGTCGTCCTGAGCCCGGAGGCCGCGAGCCTGCTGGAAGGCGGGACCGCAGGGAGCTACCGGGGCGGATCCGCTGCGTTCTGTGCCGGTCTTGCCGCCGGCCGCCAGGAGGGGGGCCGGCAGCTTTTCGGCACCCTGCGCCGCTCCTCCGGCAGCGCCCTGGAGATCCTGCAGGCCGTGGGCGGAGACATCATCTGCTGCCGTGCCATCGTGCTGGAACGCTTCCCCTGCGGTACGCCCCGTCTGCTGGTGGGGGCGCTGACACGCCTGGACGGCAGGGGCAGATGGTACCAGCCGGGCGCTGAGGGCCGGTGGATCTATGACCGTGCCCGGGAAGAGTACACGCTGGACAGGAACTGCGCCCGTCTGCTCCATCTGCCCGACAGCGGCGCCCTGCGCCTTTCCCGGCAGGCCATCCGGGACATGATGGGGCCCGAGACGGTCCGGGTCCTGTCCACCCGTTTTTCCCGGCTCCTGTCCGCCCGTGACCATGACGGCAGCTTTGTGGAGCGCGTGCTGCTGACCCTGCCGGACGGCAGCCGCAAGGACTTTCTGGCCTGCGGCACCCTGGTGGGCCATGACGACAGCGGCACGCCCGTCTATGTGACGGGGAACCTTGTGCCGCGGGGCGGGGAGGAAGGGCAGGAGGCCCTTTCCAGCAAAAACTGCGAGATCTCCCTCATGGCCCTGTTCGGCAGCGGTGACGGCCTGTGGGACTGGAACATGGAGACCAACACCATCTATTACAGTCCCCGGTATATCGCCATGCTGGGCTATGACCAGCGCAGGTTCGGGCATACCTTCGAAAGCTGGCGGGACAAGCTGCATCCCGATGAACGGCCGGCGGTGCTGAAGCGGCAGATGGACATCATCATGTCGCCCCGTTACGGGGACAGTTACGAACAGTCCTTCCGCATGCTCAAGGCTGACGGCACATACTGCTGGATCCTGAGCCGCGCCCGCGTCCTGCGGCGCAACGCCCACGGCCGTGCCACACGCCTTATCGGCCTGCATACGGACATTACCGCCACCCAGGGCGAACGTGACCGTCTGGCGGAGATGATCGAATATGACTCCCTGACGGACGTCCACAGCCTGGTCTATTTCCACAACGAGCTGGACCGGCTGGACAGGCAGCCCGACAGGGAGGTCAGCGTCATCAGCTGCGATGTCAACGGGCTGAAGCTGATCAACGACTATCTGGGGCACGACACCGGCAACAGCATGCTGCAGACGGCCGCCCGCCTGTTGCGGAGCTCGCTGCGTTCCACGGACTGCGTGGCCCGCCTGGGCGGCGACGAGTTCGCCGTGCTGCTGCCCCGGTGCAACCTGCGCGACGCCGCGCGGGTCCTGGAGAAGATCAGGGAAGTTTTCCGGCATTACAACGAACATTCCGGCCATGTGCCGGTCATCATGTCCTTTGGCCTTTCCGGTGCGGAAGAGGCGCCCTCCCTGCGGGAGGCCCTGGCCCTGGCCGACCGCCGGATGCTCCACGAAAAGCACGGCAGCCGGCTGGTTTCCGGCCATGCCATCAAGGCCTGGATAGAAAAACGCAAGGATTGCGTGGTATCCCTGGAGGAGAGCCGCTATGATGGGTGA